One window from the genome of Corynebacterium sp. SCR221107 encodes:
- a CDS encoding tyrosine-type recombinase/integrase yields the protein MGKHKQRAKGTGSIYQNTRGQWVAAMEVGWSVRGTRQRVTFKARTEAEVRAKLADAQMRLAVEGPAASFSSITVKRWADIWLAERQRTVRPGTYVSDRSAVCRWIIPAVGHIRLDALTPMDIRRVANQQESSGLALTTMRRTHAVLGKLLTDAVAEGYRVSQRARETASPGSGVTTRQPLSVEDATKILQVAAGRVDASRWIAALIEGLRPAEALGLTWEMVDLDAGTMTLAWQLKALPYAHTRDPESGFRVPRGFESRHLVGAYHLVRPKTRSGIRVIPLVPRLVEALRVWKGQVDSPYDLVWPREDGSPRSADFDRNQWYELAQEARVEMLLPDGTIRHPLLYEARHTAATMMLANGIDETTIKAVLGHSSVLSTQTYLHTDQTRTRMALMASAEMLGLGDKF from the coding sequence ATGGGAAAACACAAGCAACGAGCCAAAGGAACCGGCTCGATTTATCAAAATACGCGGGGGCAATGGGTAGCGGCAATGGAAGTGGGGTGGTCCGTGCGGGGAACCCGGCAACGGGTCACCTTCAAAGCACGCACTGAAGCCGAAGTGCGAGCTAAGTTAGCAGACGCACAAATGCGGCTCGCCGTGGAAGGACCCGCAGCATCCTTTTCCAGCATCACCGTTAAACGATGGGCAGATATATGGCTTGCAGAGCGGCAACGCACCGTACGGCCGGGAACCTACGTGTCGGATCGTTCGGCGGTATGCCGGTGGATCATCCCAGCTGTTGGGCATATTCGTTTGGATGCGTTAACGCCGATGGATATTCGTCGAGTAGCTAACCAGCAAGAATCCAGTGGGTTGGCGCTGACAACGATGCGACGCACACATGCGGTACTTGGCAAGTTGCTTACCGACGCTGTTGCTGAAGGCTACCGAGTTTCCCAACGCGCGCGAGAAACCGCCAGCCCCGGCAGCGGAGTCACCACTCGTCAGCCCTTGAGCGTGGAAGATGCCACCAAGATTCTTCAAGTCGCAGCCGGTCGGGTAGATGCATCCCGATGGATTGCAGCCCTCATTGAGGGGCTACGCCCCGCTGAAGCACTCGGCCTGACCTGGGAAATGGTTGATTTAGATGCTGGGACAATGACACTGGCATGGCAGTTGAAGGCCTTACCTTATGCGCACACCCGGGACCCCGAAAGTGGGTTCCGGGTACCCCGTGGCTTTGAATCCAGGCACTTGGTAGGGGCATACCACCTGGTGCGACCCAAGACGCGTTCGGGTATTCGAGTCATCCCCCTCGTCCCGCGTCTGGTGGAGGCGCTGCGTGTGTGGAAAGGACAGGTGGATTCCCCCTATGATCTGGTGTGGCCGCGGGAAGACGGCAGCCCCCGATCCGCGGATTTTGATCGGAATCAGTGGTATGAGCTGGCACAAGAAGCGCGGGTGGAGATGTTGTTGCCGGACGGGACAATCCGGCACCCGTTGCTCTACGAGGCGCGACACACAGCCGCAACCATGATGCTGGCCAACGGAATTGATGAGACCACCATCAAGGCGGTGCTGGGGCATTCCTCCGTTTTAAGTACCCAAACCTACTTGCACACGGATCAAACACGTACTCGAATGGCGCTTATGGCGTCGGCCGAAATGTTAGGATTGGGCGATAAATTCTAG
- the brxL gene encoding BREX system Lon protease-like protein BrxL, with the protein MSDSESNSEVNLDQPPAPSALDQKINEFFPGTVVRKDLVKAVRGNAVVPSYVLEFLLAQYAASDDEATIQAGIAAVRNILAKHYVNRNEHMLLKSMIREKGSYRIIDKVTVTLNEKQDVHEAAFENLQIKNVVIDDRIVKDNPKLLVGGVWCICDIEYYHESSSPWLLGSLKPIQVSGIDLEHYYRSRTSFSTEEWIDLLMQSIGLNPEQFDDRDKLIALTRLIPFVERNYNFVELGPKGTGKSHIFSEFSPNGILISGAEVTLAKLFVNNSTGRIGLVGYWDCVAFDEFAGNKSAKQDLVNVMKNYLANKSFSRGASVYGAEASMVFIGNTAHTVRYMLKNSDLFDELPDAYRDPAWLDRIHYYVPGWEVAPMRSEMFASGYGFVVDYLAEILRSQRATDYSDLYKEYFTLDSSLSTRDQDGIRKTFSGLMKIIHPTGQATEAEIRTLLEFAMEGRKRVKDSILRIDATMRDTPIEFRFADRAGNWHNVATREESRYPQLYHRDWDSEEDPEEEDTTEESVTSFVESVVVEDAAPVVAEELCDKVVDFYDGQRGVTYENCLIPYLKGATDIIITDPYIRKDYQYYNLVMLLCDLALVKDEKEEIDVTLVTVRDREDPDGQWERITGIIDAADEEGIRFNVEFATGLHDRGIKANNGWRIDMGRGLDMWEAPKIKRYGFGLFNRNFGVLKSNFTISYRHLSEEELLRLFP; encoded by the coding sequence ATGAGCGATTCTGAGTCCAATAGCGAGGTTAACCTCGATCAGCCTCCAGCACCATCTGCTCTGGATCAGAAAATTAATGAGTTTTTCCCCGGCACGGTGGTGCGTAAAGATTTGGTGAAGGCGGTCCGGGGCAACGCTGTGGTGCCCTCGTATGTACTGGAGTTTCTGCTCGCCCAGTATGCAGCCTCCGACGATGAGGCAACGATTCAAGCAGGTATTGCAGCGGTCCGCAATATTTTGGCCAAGCACTACGTCAACCGTAACGAGCACATGCTGTTGAAGTCGATGATCCGGGAGAAAGGTAGCTACCGCATCATCGACAAAGTCACCGTTACCCTTAATGAGAAACAGGATGTTCACGAGGCGGCCTTTGAAAACCTCCAGATAAAAAACGTGGTCATTGATGATCGGATTGTCAAAGACAATCCCAAACTCCTCGTCGGTGGCGTGTGGTGCATTTGTGACATTGAGTATTACCACGAATCCAGCAGCCCTTGGCTGTTGGGAAGCCTCAAACCCATCCAGGTGTCCGGTATCGACCTGGAGCATTATTACCGGTCCCGTACTTCTTTTAGCACTGAAGAATGGATCGACCTGCTCATGCAGTCGATTGGGCTCAACCCAGAGCAATTCGATGACCGCGATAAGCTCATTGCGTTAACTCGCCTTATTCCCTTCGTGGAGCGGAATTACAATTTTGTGGAGTTGGGACCTAAGGGAACCGGTAAATCACATATTTTCAGTGAATTTTCCCCCAACGGCATCCTCATCTCCGGTGCGGAAGTTACCTTAGCGAAGCTCTTCGTTAACAACTCCACTGGACGCATTGGGCTTGTCGGCTACTGGGACTGCGTGGCCTTCGATGAATTCGCGGGAAATAAAAGCGCGAAGCAAGATCTTGTCAACGTGATGAAGAACTACCTGGCCAATAAGTCTTTCTCTCGTGGGGCAAGCGTATATGGGGCGGAAGCCTCCATGGTCTTTATCGGCAACACCGCACACACCGTGCGCTACATGCTGAAAAACTCCGACCTGTTCGACGAGCTTCCCGACGCCTACCGTGACCCTGCATGGCTTGACCGCATCCACTACTATGTGCCCGGCTGGGAAGTAGCCCCCATGCGTTCGGAAATGTTCGCCAGCGGCTACGGCTTCGTGGTGGACTACCTCGCTGAAATCCTCCGCTCCCAACGCGCCACGGATTACTCCGATCTGTACAAGGAATACTTCACCCTCGACAGTTCCCTGTCCACCCGCGACCAAGACGGCATCCGCAAAACCTTCTCCGGGCTGATGAAAATCATTCACCCCACCGGGCAGGCCACGGAAGCAGAAATCCGCACGCTGCTTGAATTTGCGATGGAAGGGCGCAAACGCGTCAAAGATTCCATTTTGCGTATCGACGCCACCATGCGGGACACTCCCATCGAGTTCCGCTTTGCTGATCGCGCCGGGAACTGGCATAACGTGGCCACGCGGGAAGAAAGCCGTTACCCGCAGTTGTATCACCGCGATTGGGATAGTGAAGAAGACCCGGAAGAGGAAGACACCACGGAGGAATCCGTGACAAGTTTTGTCGAGTCTGTGGTCGTGGAGGATGCCGCACCTGTGGTAGCAGAGGAACTCTGCGATAAGGTGGTCGATTTTTATGATGGCCAGCGTGGGGTGACCTATGAAAACTGCCTCATTCCGTATCTGAAGGGGGCGACGGATATCATCATCACCGATCCGTATATCCGGAAGGATTATCAGTACTACAACCTGGTTATGTTGTTGTGCGATTTGGCTTTGGTGAAAGACGAGAAGGAAGAAATCGATGTCACTCTCGTCACCGTTCGCGATCGCGAAGACCCCGATGGACAGTGGGAACGAATTACCGGAATTATAGACGCAGCAGACGAAGAGGGAATTCGTTTCAACGTCGAGTTTGCCACGGGTCTCCACGATCGGGGGATCAAGGCCAATAATGGTTGGCGTATCGATATGGGACGTGGCCTCGATATGTGGGAAGCCCCGAAGATTAAACGCTACGGATTTGGTCTGTTTAACCGAAACTTTGGCGTTTTGAAGTCGAATTTTACGATCAGTTACCGACACCTATCCGAGGAAGAACTGCTCAGACTCTTCCCTTAA
- a CDS encoding IS3 family transposase: protein MIRFIDENRNRFSVEFICKTLKNNRAGGFITSRGYRQSKARGLSARRLRDGVLVERISAVHRDNYGVYGVRKMWHALRREGIDIGREQTARLMRLAGVSGKGKGGSPITTRKANVPDLRPDLVECEFKAQGPNKLWVADITYVRTRKGFVYTAFVTDVYSRRIVGWALSDSMRTEALPLQALNQAIVCAEETAGLIHHSDHGSQYVSVVYNERLTQHGITASTGSVGDSYDNALAENVNGSYKNELIHTRRWNDVVEVEIATFEWVSWWNEVRLHQSLGYRTPAEVETEFWKQNLPQAIMEIKANA from the coding sequence ATGATCCGGTTCATCGATGAAAACCGGAATCGTTTCTCTGTCGAGTTCATCTGTAAGACGTTGAAAAATAACCGGGCTGGCGGGTTTATCACCTCGCGTGGTTATCGCCAGTCCAAGGCTCGCGGGTTAAGTGCTCGTCGACTTCGTGACGGCGTGCTGGTTGAACGCATTAGTGCTGTTCATAGAGATAATTATGGTGTCTACGGTGTGCGGAAAATGTGGCATGCTCTTCGCCGTGAAGGAATCGATATCGGGCGTGAACAAACCGCCCGACTGATGCGCCTGGCTGGCGTTTCTGGCAAAGGCAAAGGCGGATCACCAATCACAACCCGAAAAGCTAACGTGCCTGATTTGCGCCCGGACTTGGTCGAGTGTGAATTTAAAGCTCAAGGACCGAATAAGCTGTGGGTGGCTGACATTACCTATGTACGGACACGAAAAGGATTCGTCTACACCGCGTTTGTCACCGACGTCTACTCCCGGAGGATCGTCGGGTGGGCGCTGTCAGATTCGATGCGGACCGAAGCTTTGCCGCTGCAAGCTCTCAACCAGGCGATCGTGTGTGCTGAGGAAACAGCAGGTCTCATTCATCATTCGGATCACGGGTCGCAGTATGTCAGCGTTGTCTACAACGAGCGACTTACCCAGCACGGCATTACAGCTTCCACCGGAAGTGTTGGTGACTCCTATGATAATGCTCTGGCTGAAAACGTTAACGGCTCCTACAAGAACGAGCTAATCCATACCCGCAGGTGGAATGACGTTGTAGAGGTAGAAATCGCGACGTTCGAGTGGGTGTCATGGTGGAACGAGGTAAGGCTCCACCAAAGCCTGGGATACCGAACCCCAGCCGAGGTGGAAACCGAATTTTGGAAGCAGAACTTGCCACAGGCAATAATGGAAATCAAGGCAAATGCCTAG
- the pglX gene encoding BREX-1 system adenine-specific DNA-methyltransferase PglX has protein sequence MDINRLKKFATAARTQLLNEVEVRMSSVLAPNSPERVESPNAIAQLEAAINAAGGGQAGHDHVVEKVAYTWFNRFVALRFMDANGYTNAGVVSPAEGKIGQPEVLALAKRGQLDTSVVKAANVEKIMALLSGARQAKKGMDAQAEAYGLLLSAYCAFWHNTMPFMFEASDSYTGLLVPNDLLSDSSVLSATVEALDPETCQDVEVIGWLYQFYISERKDEVFADFKKNKKAGAAEIPAATQLFTPHWIVRYLVENSIGRLWLLNNPNSKIRAKMKYYIDPVDEETDFLKISSPEELTVIDPACGSGHMLTYAFDLLYAIYEEKGYAPSDIPNLILENNIHGTEIDQRAGSLAAFALAMKATAKRRRFLRRPVAPKICVLEPITITGDEVVRLYTPGGDHEAEFKFWNQFENADTFGSLLRPDADLTARLANHIATLEHNGDLLLDNVLARAKKVIEQAQYLSKTYSVVVANPPYMGGSQMDALLSQFMKKQYPTAKSDLFAAFILRCTDLARNPQGIVAMITMQSWMFLSSYEKLRSSLLENQRITSMLHLGPRAFDSIGGEVVSSTAFTLVENGKSASGNAEGVFLRLVDGNSEAEKQDLFTKALASRNAEANFYTASVPDFSCIPGAPIAYWLSEKMRATFSSGRSLSEIANLRQGLATADNDRFLRHWWEVSNNRTAFGCTSREEAKNSQARWFPYNKGGNFRKWYGNQEYVVNWENDGEEIFDFKPRSVIRNPNTYFSSSVSWSDVSSGEAAFRRFPAGFIHDVKGMSAFGAPDLLDQVALLMNSSFAKQALAALAPTLNFQVGDVGKTPVIDGFQLPPITEELVEISKKDWDMRETSWNFSCNSLVKLSEWE, from the coding sequence ATGGATATCAACCGTCTGAAGAAATTTGCCACCGCCGCACGTACCCAGCTTCTTAACGAGGTAGAGGTGCGTATGAGCTCCGTGCTCGCCCCCAATTCGCCTGAGCGTGTGGAATCCCCCAATGCTATTGCCCAGCTGGAAGCCGCCATCAATGCTGCTGGCGGTGGCCAAGCGGGACACGATCACGTCGTGGAGAAAGTCGCGTATACGTGGTTTAACCGCTTTGTGGCACTTCGGTTCATGGATGCCAACGGCTACACTAATGCCGGCGTTGTCTCTCCGGCCGAGGGAAAGATTGGCCAGCCAGAGGTCCTTGCTTTGGCTAAGCGCGGCCAACTCGACACTTCTGTGGTCAAGGCCGCGAACGTGGAGAAGATCATGGCGCTTCTTTCCGGCGCCCGCCAGGCAAAGAAGGGGATGGACGCCCAGGCGGAAGCCTACGGCCTGTTGCTTTCCGCATACTGCGCGTTTTGGCATAACACGATGCCGTTCATGTTTGAGGCCTCCGACTCGTACACGGGCTTGCTTGTCCCCAACGACCTCTTGTCCGACAGCTCCGTGCTCAGCGCCACTGTTGAGGCCCTCGATCCCGAAACTTGCCAGGATGTTGAGGTAATCGGCTGGCTGTACCAGTTCTATATCTCAGAGCGCAAGGACGAAGTCTTCGCCGACTTCAAAAAGAACAAGAAAGCTGGCGCCGCCGAAATCCCCGCAGCTACCCAGCTGTTTACCCCCCACTGGATTGTCCGCTACCTCGTGGAGAACTCCATCGGCCGCCTATGGCTGCTTAACAACCCGAACTCTAAGATTCGGGCGAAGATGAAGTACTACATCGACCCCGTCGATGAGGAAACCGATTTCCTCAAGATTTCTTCCCCGGAGGAACTCACCGTCATCGACCCGGCTTGCGGTTCTGGCCACATGCTCACCTACGCGTTTGACCTGCTCTATGCCATTTATGAGGAGAAGGGCTATGCCCCTTCGGATATCCCGAACCTCATTTTGGAAAACAACATTCACGGCACGGAGATCGATCAGCGCGCCGGGTCTTTGGCTGCGTTCGCGCTGGCGATGAAGGCCACGGCGAAGCGGCGCCGTTTCTTGCGTCGCCCGGTTGCTCCGAAGATTTGTGTGTTGGAGCCCATCACTATTACTGGTGATGAGGTTGTTCGCCTGTACACCCCTGGCGGCGATCATGAGGCTGAGTTTAAGTTCTGGAACCAGTTTGAGAACGCCGATACCTTTGGTTCTCTTTTGCGTCCCGACGCCGACCTCACCGCACGCCTCGCGAACCACATTGCCACCCTCGAACACAACGGGGACCTCCTCCTGGATAACGTCCTTGCTCGCGCCAAGAAGGTCATCGAGCAGGCCCAGTATTTGAGCAAGACCTATTCCGTTGTGGTAGCGAACCCGCCCTACATGGGTGGCAGCCAGATGGACGCCCTGCTTTCTCAGTTCATGAAAAAGCAGTACCCGACGGCAAAGTCGGATCTCTTCGCCGCATTCATCCTGCGCTGCACCGATCTTGCCCGCAATCCGCAAGGCATCGTAGCTATGATTACGATGCAATCGTGGATGTTCCTGAGCTCCTATGAGAAGCTGCGCAGCTCACTCCTTGAGAATCAGCGAATCACTTCCATGCTGCATCTTGGACCCCGAGCTTTCGACTCTATCGGTGGTGAGGTTGTTTCTTCTACAGCGTTTACCTTGGTAGAAAACGGTAAAAGTGCTTCGGGAAACGCTGAAGGTGTCTTTCTTCGACTTGTAGATGGAAACTCGGAGGCTGAGAAGCAGGATCTATTTACAAAGGCACTCGCCTCCCGTAACGCGGAAGCAAATTTCTATACTGCCTCTGTACCTGATTTTTCTTGCATTCCAGGTGCACCAATTGCTTATTGGCTAAGTGAAAAAATGCGAGCTACCTTCTCCTCAGGACGCAGCTTGAGTGAGATTGCCAACCTACGACAGGGGCTTGCAACCGCTGATAATGATCGTTTTTTGCGCCATTGGTGGGAAGTGTCGAATAACCGGACTGCCTTTGGGTGCACATCACGTGAAGAAGCCAAGAACAGCCAAGCTCGATGGTTCCCTTACAACAAAGGTGGAAACTTCCGCAAGTGGTACGGTAACCAAGAATACGTAGTTAACTGGGAAAACGACGGAGAAGAAATCTTTGACTTCAAACCTCGCTCAGTGATCCGTAACCCCAACACATATTTTTCATCTTCTGTGTCGTGGTCTGATGTCTCATCTGGAGAAGCTGCCTTTCGACGTTTCCCGGCGGGTTTCATCCATGATGTGAAGGGCATGTCGGCTTTTGGTGCTCCAGACCTACTTGACCAAGTTGCCTTATTAATGAACTCCAGTTTTGCCAAACAAGCCCTTGCTGCACTTGCACCTACCCTCAACTTTCAAGTAGGAGATGTTGGCAAAACGCCCGTTATAGATGGCTTTCAATTACCTCCAATTACAGAGGAACTTGTTGAAATCTCCAAGAAAGACTGGGATATGCGAGAGACTTCATGGAATTTCAGCTGCAATTCTTTGGTCAAGCTTTCCGAATGGGAGTAG
- a CDS encoding DUF1648 domain-containing protein: MLNDVFLFSASLIIPLVAIVGYLLCHRRVRTLKNTHGWHQDTTLAEAPIPSPDTPRPISYWWLLIYPLIIVFSGVLVYLLYPSMPNPIPIHYNGAWEVDGWAAKTPLNASFELIFQAILALVFSGIHVAFIHTRPTLADAHRPTASLITHSTYQRAMTAATLVCGALTLCSLNFITLSSAQLMSPQASMAGLLILTGVGVIVLCATGIILGQNGAKLLEKTGPITATSPASPNDADEYWKAGMFYYNRNDPALFVPKRFGIGTTLNFGHPKALAITIGFILFIVAICALPFFF; encoded by the coding sequence ATGCTTAACGACGTTTTTCTCTTTAGCGCCTCCCTGATCATTCCCCTAGTCGCCATCGTCGGCTATCTCCTCTGCCACCGCCGGGTGCGCACACTAAAAAACACCCACGGTTGGCACCAAGACACCACCCTCGCCGAAGCCCCCATCCCCAGCCCCGATACACCCCGTCCGATCAGCTACTGGTGGCTGCTTATCTACCCGCTCATCATTGTTTTCTCCGGGGTCCTCGTATACCTGCTCTACCCGAGCATGCCTAATCCCATCCCCATCCATTACAACGGCGCCTGGGAAGTCGATGGCTGGGCAGCGAAAACCCCGCTCAACGCCAGCTTTGAACTAATCTTCCAAGCCATTCTTGCCCTCGTGTTCAGCGGCATCCACGTAGCTTTCATCCACACCCGCCCCACGCTTGCCGACGCCCACCGCCCCACCGCCTCCCTGATCACCCACAGCACCTACCAGCGCGCCATGACCGCCGCCACCCTCGTGTGCGGAGCACTCACCCTGTGCTCTTTGAACTTCATTACCTTATCCTCCGCACAGCTCATGAGCCCCCAAGCCAGCATGGCAGGACTACTCATCCTCACTGGGGTAGGCGTCATTGTATTGTGTGCAACTGGAATCATCCTTGGGCAAAACGGCGCTAAATTGCTAGAAAAAACCGGCCCCATTACCGCCACCTCCCCCGCCAGCCCCAATGATGCGGACGAATACTGGAAAGCGGGCATGTTCTACTACAACCGCAACGACCCAGCCCTATTCGTACCCAAGCGCTTCGGCATTGGCACCACCCTCAACTTCGGCCACCCCAAGGCCCTTGCGATCACCATCGGTTTCATCCTGTTCATCGTGGCTATCTGCGCGCTTCCTTTCTTCTTCTAA
- the pglZ gene encoding BREX-1 system phosphatase PglZ type A, whose product MNNGVTQNLLERFDRQRVVFWHDEKGDYESELDSLVPEGVELIRVDNNEFGVKNTLLSDTEGKYVVYRSGTIPTGTGNWLLDLELAYGVFTADRNSLLMEELGLEGENIGEVIEQHAKFFAAKTRRKALKDKLDGKENAVRVRAKMCQVLVKADDCALSNIVRELLIDHANEEETKFNELASYGLKDYLWNGMAQIYHYRSENPSMEDFVLWMFERAFENFVSENTDEYLSIRRDFNHFLFDNRNSEWMRKLSDHAADMLGIGDKIESYELKELAGISMFKEVDRRLVSLLNEQIAARTISPKEVSELVRQRKTSLWHSHTSSTYQALEHAAYLLADIEAFEAESESVDDALTRYQQEWYRIDQRYRWFIQAVNPSSDLKKIVDLQYTNRYLHPLGTMWQQHLDTLTRWSTETLPAQSEFFEHYVKARGTKVVVIISDAMRYEIGEELASRIRREDRYDATTSAMLSSLPSYTQLGMAALLPHSTLELPETGKPVYADGASTEGTANRGKILSAFDGCALRASEIVGKTGSEMRALYRQHQIFYIYHDQIDATGDDAGTESGVFKAAETALEELVSLVKKWFNANASCVLVTADHGFLYQDTKLEESFYLSEKPEGEQVTKINRRYVFGRALTASPAFMTFQPQQLGLEGDIEVQIPKSIHRIKLSGAGTRYVHGGASLQEVVVPVVAVTKKSKSDVRMVEVAYLPESDKITTGQLAVKLYQGEPVSDKIQPCTVRVGLYGGGKLISDQPVAIFESTSEDHRERYQTVVVMLTQDADDFNNRAVELRVKAKIPGTERWKEIAKGTYTIRRAFTSDFDLF is encoded by the coding sequence ATGAACAACGGAGTGACACAAAATCTGTTGGAGCGCTTTGACAGGCAGCGAGTTGTCTTCTGGCACGACGAGAAAGGCGACTACGAAAGCGAACTGGACTCGCTTGTCCCCGAAGGCGTGGAATTGATCCGGGTAGACAATAACGAGTTCGGGGTAAAAAACACGCTTCTGAGTGATACCGAGGGGAAGTACGTGGTCTACCGCAGTGGAACCATTCCCACGGGTACCGGAAACTGGCTGCTGGACTTGGAATTGGCCTACGGTGTTTTCACCGCCGACCGGAATTCACTCCTCATGGAAGAGCTTGGACTTGAAGGGGAAAATATCGGTGAAGTCATCGAGCAGCATGCTAAGTTTTTCGCAGCCAAGACACGTCGAAAAGCACTCAAAGACAAGTTGGATGGCAAAGAAAACGCCGTGCGGGTGCGTGCGAAAATGTGCCAAGTTCTGGTCAAAGCAGATGACTGTGCACTGTCGAATATCGTTCGAGAACTCCTCATCGACCACGCCAACGAGGAGGAAACAAAATTCAATGAACTGGCCTCCTACGGTCTGAAAGACTATCTGTGGAACGGGATGGCACAGATTTACCACTACCGCTCCGAAAATCCCTCCATGGAGGACTTCGTGCTGTGGATGTTCGAGCGTGCCTTTGAGAATTTTGTCTCGGAGAACACAGACGAATATCTCAGCATCCGACGCGACTTCAACCATTTTTTATTCGACAATCGTAATAGTGAGTGGATGCGGAAGCTTTCCGACCATGCGGCGGACATGCTAGGCATTGGGGACAAGATCGAAAGCTATGAGCTGAAAGAACTCGCTGGCATCAGCATGTTCAAGGAAGTCGATCGACGACTCGTCTCGCTCCTCAACGAACAGATCGCCGCGCGGACCATCTCTCCGAAGGAGGTTTCCGAGCTTGTTCGTCAGCGCAAGACCAGTCTTTGGCACTCCCACACAAGCTCGACCTACCAAGCCCTGGAACATGCAGCCTACTTACTCGCAGACATTGAGGCATTCGAGGCGGAAAGTGAATCCGTAGACGACGCCCTCACCCGTTACCAGCAGGAGTGGTACCGCATCGATCAGCGCTACCGCTGGTTCATTCAGGCAGTCAATCCTTCCTCGGATCTGAAGAAGATTGTTGACCTGCAATACACCAACCGTTATCTGCACCCGCTCGGAACCATGTGGCAGCAGCACCTTGATACGCTCACACGGTGGAGCACTGAGACACTACCAGCGCAAAGCGAGTTTTTCGAACACTACGTTAAAGCACGCGGAACCAAGGTTGTAGTGATTATCTCCGATGCGATGCGCTATGAGATCGGCGAGGAGCTTGCCTCCCGCATTCGCAGGGAGGACCGCTATGATGCAACTACCTCTGCGATGCTCAGTAGCCTGCCTAGTTATACCCAACTCGGCATGGCAGCACTGCTTCCCCACAGCACCCTGGAACTGCCCGAGACCGGAAAACCCGTGTACGCCGATGGTGCATCCACCGAGGGCACTGCTAACCGAGGCAAAATCCTTAGCGCCTTCGACGGCTGTGCACTGAGGGCTTCCGAGATTGTCGGAAAAACCGGCAGCGAGATGCGCGCGCTCTACCGCCAACACCAGATTTTCTACATCTACCACGACCAGATTGATGCCACCGGTGATGATGCTGGTACCGAATCGGGTGTGTTCAAAGCCGCCGAAACTGCATTGGAGGAACTTGTTTCCCTAGTTAAAAAGTGGTTCAACGCCAACGCCAGTTGTGTGCTCGTTACCGCTGATCACGGGTTCCTCTACCAAGACACCAAGCTGGAAGAGTCCTTCTACCTGTCTGAGAAACCGGAAGGGGAGCAGGTAACCAAGATCAATCGACGCTACGTCTTCGGACGCGCACTTACCGCTTCGCCAGCATTTATGACTTTCCAACCACAGCAACTTGGGCTGGAAGGCGATATCGAGGTGCAAATCCCGAAGTCCATCCACCGCATCAAACTTTCCGGCGCTGGTACTCGTTACGTGCATGGGGGTGCTTCTTTGCAGGAAGTCGTGGTCCCCGTCGTAGCGGTGACGAAGAAGAGTAAGAGCGATGTGCGCATGGTCGAGGTAGCGTACCTGCCGGAAAGCGACAAGATCACCACTGGGCAGCTCGCCGTGAAGCTATACCAGGGTGAACCCGTCAGTGACAAGATCCAGCCGTGTACGGTTCGAGTGGGCCTCTACGGTGGCGGAAAATTGATCTCCGACCAGCCCGTTGCGATCTTTGAGAGCACCTCTGAGGATCACCGGGAGCGGTACCAAACGGTTGTTGTCATGCTGACCCAAGACGCCGATGACTTTAACAATCGGGCCGTGGAATTGCGGGTGAAAGCCAAGATTCCAGGCACCGAGCGGTGGAAGGAAATCGCCAAGGGGACCTATACGATCAGGCGCGCATTTACGTCCGATTTTGATCTTTTCTAG